Within Melopsittacus undulatus isolate bMelUnd1 chromosome 25 unlocalized genomic scaffold, bMelUnd1.mat.Z SUPER_25_unloc_1, whole genome shotgun sequence, the genomic segment AGCAGGTCTATGGGTCTaaggggggtcaatggggcggatctatggggctgggtccAGAGCAGGTCTATGGGTCTaaggggggtcaatggggtggatctatggggctgggtccAGAGCAGGTCTATGGGTCTAAGGGTGGGTCAATGGGGCTGGTCTATGGGTCTAAGGGAGGTCAATGGGGctgatctatggggctgggtccAGAGCAGGTCTATGGGTCTaaggggggtcaatggggcagatctatggggctgggggtgggtCCAGAGCAGGTCTATGGGTCTaaggggggtcaatggggcggatctatggggctggggctgggtcCAGAGCAGGTCTATGGGGCTAAGGGAGGTCAATGGGGctgatctatggggctgggaccccccGATGACGTCACAGACACAGGTAAAAAGCCCCCCATTTATTGGCTGAGAAGAGTGGGGGGGAGGGAGCCTCGCAGCCAATCAGGAGCCGCCATTGAGcccagcagccaatgggaggggaggaggcagagaacCGGTCACCCATTGGCTGTTGCCCAGCAACCGCTATGACGTCACCGCAGCTGGGGTGGGGGCTGTGCCACGCAGCCAATCAGGAGCAAGCATTGCCCTCAttggctgcagcagcctcaaCGCCTATTGGCCACCAGTTGGACCAATAGGAGACgaggggaggggctatgggagGCTCCGCCTACTTAAAGGGGCAATGGCATTGGGGAGACAGGGACCCATAGAGGGTCAGGTGATGCCCATAGCAGGTCATGTGATGCCCATAGCAGGTCATGTGATGCTCATAGCACCATATAGCAGGTCATGTGATGCCCATAGAGGGTCAGGTGATGCCCATAGAGGGTCAGGTGATGCCCATAGAGGGTCAGGTGATGCTCATAGCTGGTCAGGTGATGCCCATAGCGGGTCAGGTGATGCCCATAGCAGGTCATGTGATGCCCATAGCACCACATAGCAGGTCAGGTGATGCCCATAGCTGGTCAGGTGATGCCCATAGTGCCCCACAGAGGGTCAGGTGATGCCCATAGCAGGTCATGTGATgcccatagcgccccatagcagGTCATGTGATGCCCATAGCACCATATAGCAGGTCATGTGATgcccatagcgccccatagcggGTCAGGTGATGCCCATAGCAGGTCATGTGATGCCCATAGCAGGTCATGTGATGCCCATAGCACCATATAGCAGGTCACGTGATgcccatagtgccccatagcggGTCAGGTGATGCCCATAGCAGGTCATGTGATgcccatagcgccccatagcggGTCATGTGATGCCCATAGCAGGTCAGGTGATGCCCATAGTGAGTCATGTGATGCCCATAGCGCCCCATATAGGGTCAGGTGATCCCCATAGTGGGTCAGGTGATGCCCATAGCAGGTCAGGTGATgcccatagcgccccatagcggGTCATGTGATGCCCATAGCGGCTCGCGGGTCTCATAGGGCCATGGCCGCCCAGCCGAGGATGAGGAGGGTCCCTCCTATGGGGGCTGCTCTGTTCAGGGCAGGGTCTCCACTGACCCCATTGTAGTAAAGGGGGAGGCAGAAGAGGCTGAGGCCGAAGGTCAGGAGGGAGCCGGCCTGGGGGGAGGGGCATGatgaggggggaggggctaaaagggggaggggctaaaagggggaggggctaaAAGAGGGACAGGGGctaaaagggggggaggggcataatgaggggggaggggcttaaaggggaGGGGCCAATGGGGGGATGGGCTTAAGGTGGGGGAGGGGCgaaaagggggaggggcttaatGGGAGAGGGACTAAACGAAGGGGAGGGGctaaaagggggggaggggctagAAGGGGGAGGGGCACAATtgggggaggggcttaaaaaagggaggggaaacaaTGAGGGGGAGGGGCTAAAAGGGGGCAGGGGCTAGAAGGGGGAGGGGACACAATGGGGGAGGGGctaaaggggggggaggggctaaatgggggaggggcttaagggGAGAGGGGCCAAAGTGGGAGGGGCTAAAGGGGGAGTAGCTtaaggagggggaggggcttaaggggggaggggctaaaaggggggaggggctaaAATGGGGGGAGGCTTaaagagggggaggggctaaaGGGGGGACGAGCTTAAGGGGTGATGTGCTtaaggagggggaggggcttaagggCGGGAGGGGCTTAAGGAGGGGGAGGGGCACAACgagggggggaggggccaaaggggggaggggcacaatggggggggacgggacacattgggggggaggggccaaAGGGGGAGGGTCTTAAGGAGGGGGAGGGGCCAAAGGGGGAGGAGCTtaaggagggggaggggcttgaggagggggaggggcttaaggAGGGGAGGGGCCTtaaggagggggaggggcttaaggagggggggaggggggcttaaggagggagggggaggggcttaaaggagggggagggggggcttAAGGAGGGGGAGGGGGCTTAAAAGGAGGGGGCACAAATGGGGGGAGGGGGCCaaagggggaggggcttaaggaggggaggaggagggcttaagggaggggaggggcttaaggagggggaggggcttaaggAGGGGGAGGGGCCTCACCAGGTTGGGCCTCCGGCAATGGGGAACCCCCAAAAGAGCCAAACTGTGCAGGAGATGGTGTCTGTTGGCGACGTCATagagctggggggggaggggcaacagtgaggggggaggggcaacaatggagggggaggggcctccacaagcccctcccccctccaagcccctcccccACTCACCTCTTTCTGGTACTCATCGCGGTCACTGCGGCGGAAGCCTATGGGGGGAGGGGTTcaatggggggaggggtcaatggggcagtgacccctcccccccttgatacctccttcccctcccccaccccattgacccctcccctccccccccattgacccctcccccattaacccctcccccccattgacccttcacccccattaacccctccccccattcacccctcccccattgacccctccccccattgacccctcccccattgacccctccccccattgacccctcccctcctcccctcccccccattgacccctcccccccattgacccctcccccattgacccctcccccattgacccctccccccttcaCCCCTCCCCCA encodes:
- the TMEM256 gene encoding transmembrane protein 256, with the protein product MRARGGRGLRRKMAAWARIGALSGAAAMAAAAYGSHGFRRSDRDEYQKELYDVANRHHLLHSLALLGVPHCRRPNLAGSLLTFGLSLFCLPLYYNGVSGDPALNRAAPIGGTLLILGWAAMAL